From a single Pseudoalteromonas nigrifaciens genomic region:
- a CDS encoding ligand-binding sensor domain-containing diguanylate cyclase, with the protein MMRFLLVFVLLTCAMPSWASITDYVVKQWNIKDGLPSQSLKSVVQDQQGYMWLGTQFGLSRFDGNTFTNYNTQNSLFLPSNGINKLLIDGQGFLWIGTKNGLVVIDPATLSAQEFNIKGPVRDILEDSKGGIWIAANGLYYVDRSLVDLRDQTNEPSPIVNPTVITQIVGSVSKMALAPEGIWLVNDRHLLRLTKSAADFSKLRLELTAKVSLPDSLAQTIVHDLSFLNGNLYLASELGAYFLDLDDELRSFPLPNVNNSAVYKFMSDTNGGLWVSTYGRLLFRGKSGDWQWVEPSQLDQSIWFADMFRDDQNNVWLASFSEGLWLAHEGRIERHSAISKMTETVMAISKSPDDKLWIANRSGVGYFDTNKNFINIINSSKYGHASVHDLQFDGDRLYIATGRGLFFYEDDTLYSFPGRALNDNPVFAISSATRGGFWIGTGRGLYRLNYSGLRPFAYNAFLGSKFITFVLDAPNFGIIGTSKGAYYFTDRGIEKIGDQTTLESAYVTSILHIDGVGILVGSLNDGLFYRSGQGQWQQLDAANGLPYGSIFSLKYDEKLKRIWVSTMKGVYRMPVDQFKTQIQSLKVEEVISSFDRQLDGKASQCCNGLGHDAVVDMDNSIWYPSLQGVVEIPKSVELFGLRGLKPKIETLTTPLRSLTTAALGNKPRLKIDERDVTLKYTAIDYYAPNSIEFRYKLNGLDTDWRYANTRREAIYTNLPAGAFLFQLETKRQGEDWNIAQSVDYAFVVPERFDETIYFRLLITSGFVLLFYLVFWVFRAQERRKQEVLEGLITDRTLELRQANDKLNKVNSQLKLVSHSDELTGLRSRRFLFDQLPKDIEHFQRNSQSLQAQGKSLVLLIINLDNFSRINDAYGPIAGDSCLQQMAVLLNSRTQGSDYVARWSGDEFLLLLRDFKCNLIDSYVSDLCQGIAEHGFQLPNGKSTHISASIGWSFYPLPLLGGQVISWETSINLADIALHQVKKRGGDGVANITFDEQLDAFEFEQNPNVEQQIGLLQANGLADIKVWMR; encoded by the coding sequence ATGATGCGATTTTTACTAGTTTTTGTACTACTAACCTGTGCTATGCCAAGTTGGGCCTCAATTACTGATTACGTAGTTAAACAATGGAATATTAAAGATGGACTCCCCTCGCAATCACTCAAAAGTGTTGTGCAAGACCAGCAAGGTTATATGTGGCTGGGAACTCAATTTGGTTTAAGTCGTTTTGACGGCAATACTTTTACCAACTACAACACGCAAAATAGTCTTTTTTTACCAAGTAATGGTATTAATAAATTACTAATAGATGGCCAAGGCTTTTTGTGGATCGGCACCAAAAATGGGTTAGTGGTTATTGACCCTGCAACACTTAGTGCACAAGAGTTTAATATTAAAGGCCCCGTTAGAGATATTTTAGAGGACTCTAAAGGCGGTATTTGGATAGCCGCTAATGGCCTGTATTATGTTGATCGTAGTTTGGTTGATTTACGCGATCAAACTAATGAGCCATCACCCATAGTTAATCCCACTGTTATTACTCAAATAGTTGGCTCTGTGAGCAAAATGGCGCTCGCACCTGAAGGTATTTGGTTAGTAAACGACAGACATTTACTGCGCCTGACAAAAAGCGCTGCCGACTTTTCTAAATTACGCTTAGAGCTTACTGCCAAAGTGTCATTACCCGACAGCTTAGCGCAAACCATAGTGCACGATCTCTCTTTTTTAAATGGTAATTTATATTTAGCCTCTGAGTTGGGTGCTTATTTTTTAGATTTAGATGACGAACTACGTTCTTTCCCACTGCCTAATGTGAATAACTCTGCAGTTTATAAATTTATGAGCGATACCAATGGTGGCTTATGGGTATCTACTTATGGGCGTTTATTATTTCGTGGCAAGTCAGGTGATTGGCAATGGGTTGAGCCAAGTCAGTTAGATCAAAGTATTTGGTTTGCTGACATGTTTCGCGATGATCAAAATAATGTTTGGCTAGCCAGTTTTAGTGAAGGTTTATGGCTGGCACACGAAGGTCGCATTGAGCGTCACTCGGCAATTTCTAAAATGACTGAAACGGTAATGGCGATTAGTAAATCACCCGATGACAAACTGTGGATAGCTAACAGAAGCGGTGTTGGTTACTTTGATACCAATAAAAACTTTATTAATATAATAAACAGTAGCAAGTATGGGCATGCCTCGGTGCATGATTTACAGTTTGATGGCGATCGGCTTTATATTGCTACTGGGCGTGGGTTATTCTTTTATGAAGACGACACACTTTACAGCTTTCCTGGGCGCGCATTAAACGACAACCCGGTATTTGCGATTAGCTCAGCTACCCGAGGCGGATTTTGGATTGGTACTGGCCGAGGTTTGTATCGACTCAATTATAGTGGTTTAAGGCCCTTTGCTTATAATGCATTTTTAGGCAGTAAGTTTATTACTTTTGTATTAGATGCACCAAACTTTGGCATTATCGGTACTAGTAAAGGCGCGTATTACTTTACTGACCGAGGAATAGAAAAAATAGGCGACCAAACTACCTTAGAAAGTGCTTATGTAACCAGTATTTTGCATATAGATGGAGTTGGAATATTAGTTGGCTCGTTAAACGATGGTTTGTTTTATCGTAGTGGACAAGGACAATGGCAGCAATTAGATGCGGCAAATGGCTTACCCTATGGTTCTATTTTTAGCTTAAAGTACGATGAAAAATTAAAAAGAATATGGGTAAGCACCATGAAAGGTGTTTATCGGATGCCGGTAGATCAATTTAAAACGCAGATCCAAAGCTTAAAAGTTGAAGAGGTTATTTCCTCGTTCGATCGCCAACTCGATGGTAAAGCCAGCCAATGTTGTAATGGCTTAGGGCATGACGCGGTTGTTGATATGGATAACTCCATTTGGTATCCCAGTTTACAAGGTGTAGTTGAAATACCTAAAAGCGTTGAGCTGTTTGGTTTACGTGGTTTAAAACCTAAAATAGAAACATTAACTACACCATTACGTAGTTTAACCACAGCTGCATTAGGTAATAAACCACGATTAAAAATAGACGAGCGCGATGTTACTTTAAAATACACAGCTATAGATTATTACGCGCCAAATAGTATTGAGTTTAGATATAAATTAAATGGTTTAGATACTGACTGGCGATACGCTAATACTCGCCGCGAAGCTATTTATACAAACCTTCCAGCCGGTGCATTTTTGTTTCAGTTAGAAACAAAACGCCAAGGCGAGGATTGGAACATAGCCCAATCTGTTGATTACGCTTTTGTAGTACCTGAGCGTTTTGATGAAACAATTTACTTTAGATTACTGATCACAAGTGGTTTCGTTTTATTGTTTTATTTAGTGTTTTGGGTATTTAGAGCGCAAGAGCGCCGTAAACAAGAAGTGTTAGAAGGGTTGATCACTGATCGTACCTTAGAGCTTCGCCAAGCAAACGATAAGCTTAATAAGGTTAACTCACAGCTTAAGCTGGTGAGCCATTCAGATGAGCTTACAGGGTTACGTAGCCGCCGCTTTTTGTTCGACCAACTACCTAAAGATATTGAACATTTTCAGCGTAACTCACAGTCACTGCAAGCGCAGGGCAAGTCGCTAGTATTATTAATTATAAACTTAGATAATTTTAGCCGTATTAACGATGCGTATGGGCCAATTGCCGGAGATAGTTGTTTGCAGCAAATGGCGGTATTACTGAATTCGCGTACTCAGGGCTCAGATTATGTGGCACGTTGGAGCGGCGATGAATTTTTACTTTTATTACGTGACTTTAAATGTAACTTAATTGACAGCTATGTGTCGGATCTTTGCCAAGGAATTGCCGAACATGGATTTCAATTGCCAAATGGTAAAAGCACTCATATTTCGGCCTCAATTGGTTGGTCGTTTTATCCGCTACCATTATTAGGTGGCCAAGTTATTAGCTGGGAAACCTCGATTAATTTAGCTGATATTGCACTGCATCAAGTTAAAAAACGCGGTGGCGATGGGGTCGCTAATATTACCTTTGATGAGCAGTTAGATGCGTTTGAGTTTGAGCAAAACCCTAATGTTGAACAGCAAATAGGCTTGCTACAAGCCAATGGTTTAGCTGATATTAAAGTATGGATGCGATAA
- a CDS encoding riboflavin synthase → MFTGIIEATGKIALLQKKQGDLAIRVQSPDLDMSDVKLGDSIATNGVCLTVVDKHADGFSADLSNETIDLTGFAHYTLGQTVNLEKAMQPVSRLGGHLVSGHVDGIATITAITPNARATEYWLTTDENLMKYIPYKGSVCIDGISLTVNAVEGNKFKLTIVPHTSEQTTIANFKVGTQVNLEVDQIARYLERLIKGAEQPTGADISMSLLAKAGFIK, encoded by the coding sequence ATGTTTACTGGGATAATAGAAGCCACAGGCAAAATTGCTTTATTACAAAAAAAACAAGGCGATTTAGCTATTCGTGTACAAAGCCCTGACCTTGATATGAGTGATGTTAAGTTAGGTGATAGTATTGCCACTAATGGTGTGTGTTTAACTGTTGTTGATAAACATGCAGATGGTTTTAGTGCCGACTTATCAAATGAAACCATAGATTTAACTGGTTTTGCTCATTACACATTAGGGCAAACAGTTAATCTTGAAAAAGCCATGCAACCGGTTTCGCGTTTAGGTGGGCATTTAGTGTCTGGCCATGTTGATGGCATTGCTACAATTACCGCCATTACGCCAAATGCACGTGCTACAGAATATTGGCTAACCACAGATGAAAACCTAATGAAATACATACCATACAAAGGTTCGGTATGTATTGATGGTATTAGCCTAACAGTGAACGCAGTAGAAGGTAATAAATTTAAATTAACGATTGTGCCCCATACTAGCGAGCAAACTACGATAGCTAATTTTAAAGTGGGCACCCAAGTTAATTTGGAAGTCGACCAAATTGCGCGTTATTTAGAGCGGCTTATAAAAGGCGCAGAGCAGCCTACGGGCGCTGATATTTCAATGAGCTTACTCGCAAAAGCGGGCTTTATTAAGTAA
- the thiL gene encoding thiamine-phosphate kinase, with protein sequence MKEFELINRYFKGRGITRRDVNLGIGDDCALVTVPQNCQLAITTDTLVAGVHFFDDIEPRALGHRALAVNLSDLAAMGAEPTWVSIALTLPSIDQQWIEELTDGMHEIAEYFNVQIIGGDTTQGPLSITICAKGTVPEGTALCRNGAKVGDWIFVTGPLGDAGLAIESRKQGLTIEPEHLKHIKKRLNFPTPRVAAGQVLRGLASSAIDISDGLLADLGHILNMSQVSATVNIESIPTSDAMKASLDFEQQLPFILNYGDDYELLYTVPDSNKSMLDVKLRQYGVEAICIGQIKSGEGQIDLLHKGEKFTFKHQGFEHFSKDLS encoded by the coding sequence ATGAAGGAATTTGAATTAATTAATCGTTATTTTAAAGGTCGTGGTATTACTCGCCGTGATGTTAACTTAGGGATTGGAGATGACTGTGCATTAGTTACTGTGCCGCAAAATTGTCAGCTTGCTATAACAACCGATACGCTCGTTGCTGGTGTACATTTTTTTGATGACATTGAACCTCGCGCACTCGGGCACAGAGCATTGGCTGTAAATTTAAGTGATTTAGCGGCAATGGGGGCAGAGCCTACATGGGTTTCTATCGCTTTAACACTTCCGAGTATTGATCAGCAATGGATTGAAGAATTGACTGACGGCATGCATGAAATTGCCGAATATTTTAATGTACAAATAATAGGTGGCGATACGACTCAAGGACCTTTGAGTATTACTATTTGTGCAAAAGGTACAGTACCTGAAGGCACTGCACTATGCCGAAATGGCGCAAAAGTAGGTGACTGGATTTTTGTAACTGGGCCGTTAGGAGATGCGGGGCTTGCAATAGAGTCTCGCAAGCAAGGCTTAACGATTGAACCTGAGCATCTAAAACATATTAAAAAGCGCCTTAACTTCCCTACACCTAGAGTGGCTGCAGGGCAGGTATTACGTGGGCTTGCGTCTTCTGCCATTGATATTTCAGATGGTTTACTAGCCGATTTAGGCCATATACTAAATATGTCGCAGGTTAGCGCAACGGTTAATATTGAAAGCATACCCACCTCGGATGCAATGAAAGCTAGCCTTGATTTTGAACAACAATTACCGTTTATACTAAATTACGGCGACGACTATGAACTGCTTTATACCGTGCCTGATAGCAATAAAAGTATGCTTGATGTAAAACTGCGTCAATATGGCGTAGAGGCAATTTGTATTGGCCAAATAAAAAGTGGCGAAGGGCAAATTGACCTGTTACATAAAGGCGAAAAGTTTACTTTTAAGCACCAAGGTTTTGAGCACTTTTCTAAGGATTTAAGTTGA
- the ribD gene encoding bifunctional diaminohydroxyphosphoribosylaminopyrimidine deaminase/5-amino-6-(5-phosphoribosylamino)uracil reductase RibD, which produces MQSDCVFNQYDEMYMARAIELAKKGRFTTTPNPNVGCVLVKNNKIVGEGFHQLAGQGHAEVNALAMAGSKAKGATAYVTLEPCSHYGRTPPCAEGLKAAGVVKVIAAMVDSNPQVAGKGLKILSDAGIEVAYGLLEAQARALNLGFFKRMEHGLPYVTCKMAASIDGKTALNNGQSKWITGAAARQDVQLYRAQSCAILTGADTVLVDDAKLNVRKNELPQALPTQLPLRQPVRVIIDSQNRLTPNLALFAIESEIIIFTTKVDKSQHWPHFVKHIVVTASNSKVDLTAVLKKLAKLQFNTVWLEAGATLAGKMVELDLIDEFIFYLAPKLIGCDGKSLVNFPELISMQNTINLTFNECTRIGDDLRISAVKSSLKPLDKKE; this is translated from the coding sequence ATGCAAAGCGACTGTGTTTTTAACCAATATGACGAAATGTATATGGCACGTGCTATAGAATTGGCTAAAAAAGGCCGGTTTACTACCACGCCTAATCCAAACGTAGGTTGTGTATTAGTTAAAAACAATAAAATAGTAGGCGAGGGATTTCATCAGCTTGCCGGACAAGGGCATGCAGAAGTAAATGCACTTGCTATGGCTGGCAGTAAAGCAAAAGGCGCAACTGCTTATGTTACGCTTGAGCCATGTAGCCATTATGGTCGTACACCACCGTGCGCAGAAGGTTTAAAAGCCGCCGGTGTAGTAAAAGTAATTGCCGCCATGGTCGATAGTAATCCACAAGTGGCTGGTAAGGGGCTGAAAATACTTAGCGACGCTGGTATTGAGGTTGCGTATGGGTTACTTGAAGCACAGGCTAGGGCGCTTAATTTAGGCTTTTTTAAACGCATGGAGCATGGCCTGCCCTATGTAACGTGTAAAATGGCCGCCAGTATTGATGGTAAAACGGCACTTAATAATGGCCAAAGTAAGTGGATAACAGGCGCAGCAGCACGCCAAGACGTACAGTTATATCGTGCACAAAGTTGCGCTATTTTAACCGGTGCCGACACAGTATTAGTAGATGACGCTAAATTAAATGTGCGTAAAAATGAATTACCGCAGGCATTACCTACACAGTTACCGCTTCGCCAACCTGTGCGTGTTATTATTGACTCGCAAAATCGTTTAACCCCAAATCTTGCTTTATTTGCTATTGAAAGTGAAATAATAATTTTTACTACCAAGGTTGATAAATCGCAACATTGGCCGCATTTTGTAAAGCATATAGTAGTAACTGCTAGTAATTCAAAAGTTGATTTAACCGCGGTTTTAAAAAAACTCGCAAAGCTGCAATTTAATACTGTGTGGCTAGAGGCTGGAGCAACCCTTGCGGGTAAAATGGTTGAACTGGATTTAATAGATGAATTTATTTTTTATCTAGCGCCTAAATTAATTGGGTGTGATGGCAAGAGTTTAGTTAATTTTCCTGAGTTGATCAGTATGCAAAATACGATTAATTTAACTTTTAATGAGTGTACGCGTATAGGTGATGATTTACGTATTAGCGCAGTTAAAAGCTCATTAAAACCACTTGATAAAAAAGAGTAA
- the nusB gene encoding transcription antitermination factor NusB has protein sequence MKPAARRKARILALQAIYSWQLSGNAIADIEQQMLIENDVTKIDVEYFKDLASGVAVNYKQLDEAVSPHLTRPFDELDMVERAILRLSSYELKFREDVPYKVAINESIELAKMFGAEDSHKFVNGVLDKAVKHLRK, from the coding sequence GTGAAACCAGCAGCAAGACGTAAAGCACGTATATTAGCACTTCAGGCCATTTATTCTTGGCAATTAAGTGGCAATGCAATTGCCGATATCGAACAACAAATGTTGATCGAAAACGACGTGACTAAAATTGATGTTGAATATTTTAAAGATTTAGCCAGTGGCGTTGCGGTAAATTATAAGCAACTAGACGAGGCTGTATCACCGCATTTAACCCGTCCATTCGATGAGTTAGATATGGTTGAACGCGCAATATTACGTTTAAGCAGCTATGAGCTAAAATTTCGTGAAGATGTTCCATACAAAGTGGCTATCAACGAAAGCATTGAATTAGCTAAAATGTTTGGCGCTGAAGATAGCCATAAATTTGTAAACGGTGTACTTGATAAAGCAGTTAAGCATTTACGTAAGTAA
- a CDS encoding phosphatidylglycerophosphatase A family protein: MNNKRLFNLKRPHQFFGLGFGTGLAPIAPGTFGTLAALPFIFITMHYPLWLQIVFAVVISVFGIWACGKTADDLGVHDHPAIVWDEVAGYYITMIGTALSWQTLLVGFLLFRFFDIVKPGPIRVLDKRAHGGFGIMIDDVLAGIFSLICLQALIKVGLLPF; this comes from the coding sequence TTGAACAACAAGCGTTTATTTAACCTAAAGCGTCCACATCAGTTTTTTGGTTTAGGTTTTGGTACTGGGCTTGCACCTATAGCCCCAGGCACATTTGGTACTTTGGCCGCTTTACCTTTTATTTTTATAACCATGCACTACCCGTTGTGGTTACAAATAGTATTTGCTGTAGTGATCAGTGTTTTTGGTATTTGGGCTTGTGGCAAGACCGCAGATGATTTAGGGGTACACGATCACCCTGCGATTGTATGGGATGAAGTGGCAGGTTACTACATCACTATGATTGGTACGGCACTGAGCTGGCAAACATTATTGGTTGGTTTTTTACTGTTTCGTTTTTTTGATATAGTCAAACCAGGCCCTATCCGTGTGCTCGACAAGCGTGCCCATGGTGGATTTGGCATTATGATTGATGACGTACTTGCCGGTATATTTTCACTTATTTGTTTGCAAGCGCTGATAAAAGTAGGTTTACTACCCTTTTAG
- the dxs gene encoding 1-deoxy-D-xylulose-5-phosphate synthase — MTLDSSKYPLLNLVNEPAHLRDLAQDKLPAFSHELRDYLLNSVSQSSGHLASGLGTVELTVALHYVYNTPDDRLVWDVGHQAYPHKILTGRRDLMHTIRKKDGLHPFPFREESQYDTFSVGHSSTSISAALGMSIAAQKEGKGRKTVAVIGDGAITAGMAFEAMNHLGDVKSDMLIILNDNEMSISENVGALTNHFARILSGSFYTNIREGSKKLLSGVPPVKQLASKMEEHIKGMMIPGTFFEELGLNYIGPIDGHDVNMLVDTLRNMRNLKGPQLLHIKTQKGKGYKPAEADPIGYHGVPKFDPNTSSLPKSKPGAATFSNVFGDWLCDIAKQDSKLMAITPAMREGSGMVRFSKEHPDQYFDVAIAEQHAVTLAAGFACEGLKPVVAIYSSFLQRAYDQLIHDVALQNLPVLFAIDRAGIVGADGETHQGAYDLSFMRCIPNMVIMAPSDTNECRHMLYTGYQANCPVAVRYPRGSAGTAEIATNMQLLEIGKADVVKQGAKVAILSFGTLLENAQLAADELNATLVNMRFIKPLDTALLNELINSHDVIVTLEDNAISGGAGSAVNEYLATQKAQVSILNLGIPDEFIKHGTQDEMHDEMGLGEQGILTAIKAFIN, encoded by the coding sequence ATGACACTTGATAGCAGCAAGTATCCATTACTTAATTTGGTTAACGAACCAGCCCACTTGCGAGACTTAGCACAAGATAAGCTTCCTGCATTTAGCCATGAGTTGCGTGACTACTTACTCAACTCGGTATCGCAAAGTAGCGGGCATTTAGCGTCTGGTTTAGGTACCGTAGAGCTCACTGTGGCACTACATTATGTGTATAACACCCCAGATGATCGCCTTGTATGGGATGTAGGCCATCAAGCTTACCCACACAAAATACTCACCGGGCGTCGCGATTTAATGCACACCATTCGTAAAAAAGATGGCTTGCACCCTTTCCCATTTCGCGAAGAAAGCCAATACGATACGTTTAGTGTGGGCCATTCTAGTACCTCTATTTCAGCTGCGTTGGGCATGTCTATTGCTGCGCAAAAAGAAGGTAAAGGACGCAAAACGGTTGCCGTTATAGGCGATGGTGCTATTACAGCAGGCATGGCTTTTGAAGCCATGAACCACTTAGGTGATGTAAAATCAGATATGTTGATCATTTTAAATGACAACGAAATGTCGATTTCTGAAAACGTTGGCGCGTTAACAAATCACTTTGCCCGTATTTTATCGGGTAGCTTTTATACTAACATTCGCGAAGGTAGTAAAAAACTACTCTCGGGTGTGCCACCAGTTAAGCAACTTGCCAGTAAAATGGAAGAGCATATTAAAGGGATGATGATCCCTGGTACCTTCTTTGAAGAATTAGGCCTAAATTATATTGGCCCAATTGATGGCCATGATGTAAACATGTTAGTAGATACGCTGCGTAATATGCGTAACTTAAAAGGCCCGCAATTACTGCATATAAAAACCCAAAAAGGCAAAGGGTATAAACCCGCTGAAGCCGACCCTATTGGCTATCACGGCGTACCTAAGTTTGATCCTAATACATCAAGTTTACCTAAATCAAAACCCGGTGCGGCTACATTTTCTAATGTATTTGGCGACTGGTTATGCGACATAGCAAAGCAAGACAGCAAGCTTATGGCGATAACACCGGCTATGCGCGAAGGCTCTGGCATGGTGCGTTTTTCAAAAGAGCATCCTGATCAGTATTTTGATGTTGCGATTGCCGAGCAGCACGCTGTAACCCTAGCCGCTGGTTTTGCTTGTGAAGGCTTAAAACCCGTTGTCGCAATTTACTCAAGCTTTTTACAACGTGCGTACGATCAGCTAATTCACGATGTAGCGCTGCAAAACTTACCTGTGTTATTCGCTATTGACCGTGCTGGTATTGTTGGCGCAGACGGCGAAACACATCAAGGTGCGTACGATTTAAGCTTTATGCGCTGCATTCCAAATATGGTCATTATGGCGCCAAGCGATACAAATGAGTGTCGCCACATGTTATATACTGGTTATCAAGCAAATTGCCCTGTTGCTGTGCGTTATCCGCGTGGTAGTGCTGGTACGGCAGAAATTGCAACTAATATGCAATTACTTGAAATTGGTAAAGCCGATGTTGTTAAGCAAGGTGCTAAAGTGGCTATATTGTCATTTGGTACATTACTTGAAAACGCGCAACTAGCAGCTGATGAACTCAATGCGACTTTAGTTAATATGCGCTTTATTAAACCGCTTGATACTGCGTTACTCAATGAGTTAATAAACAGCCACGATGTAATAGTAACGCTTGAAGACAATGCAATTTCTGGCGGTGCTGGCTCTGCGGTTAATGAGTATTTAGCAACGCAAAAAGCACAGGTTAGCATTCTTAACTTGGGTATCCCTGATGAATTTATTAAGCACGGTACACAAGACGAAATGCACGACGAAATGGGCTTAGGCGAGCAAGGAATATTAACTGCTATCAAAGCGTTTATTAATTAA
- the ribH gene encoding 6,7-dimethyl-8-ribityllumazine synthase — MKIIEGSKYAPGKKFAIVISRFNDFIGSSLLAGAIDELKRTGGVSDDDITVVYVPGAVELPLAAKRIAAKKQYDAIIALGVVIRGGTPHFDLVAGESNKGLAQVSLEYDIPVAFGVLTTESIEQAIERAGTKMGNKGGEAALGALEMVNVLDKI, encoded by the coding sequence ATGAAAATTATTGAAGGTAGTAAGTACGCTCCGGGCAAAAAATTTGCCATTGTCATTTCTCGCTTTAATGACTTTATTGGTAGTAGCTTATTAGCAGGCGCTATTGATGAATTAAAACGCACAGGTGGTGTATCGGATGACGATATTACCGTGGTTTATGTACCTGGCGCGGTTGAATTACCTTTAGCAGCGAAACGTATTGCGGCAAAAAAACAGTATGATGCAATCATCGCTTTAGGCGTAGTGATCAGAGGTGGTACTCCACACTTTGACCTAGTTGCTGGCGAATCAAACAAAGGTCTTGCGCAAGTATCACTTGAGTATGATATACCGGTTGCATTTGGCGTATTAACCACAGAAAGCATTGAACAAGCAATTGAGCGTGCTGGCACCAAAATGGGCAATAAAGGCGGCGAAGCTGCTTTAGGCGCGCTTGAAATGGTTAATGTGTTAGATAAAATTTAA
- the ribBA gene encoding bifunctional 3,4-dihydroxy-2-butanone-4-phosphate synthase/GTP cyclohydrolase II yields the protein MNLHSAEEIIADIKAGKMVILMDDEDRENEGDLIIAAEHISAEAINFMATHGRGLICLTMTQQRCEQLDLPLMVKNNGAAFSTNFTMSIEASKGVTTGISAADRARTVQAAIAKGAVPSDIVQPGHIFPIMAQPGGVLTRAGHTEAGCDLARLAGLEPSSVIVEILNADGTMARRPDLEVFSKQHDIKIGTIADLIEYRNLNETTIEQVAKCKLPTEHGEFDLVTYKDTIDGQLHYALVKGEIKQQAPTVVRVHLQSTFNDILLSDRNSERSWGVSDAMAYIAKHNGVLVILGKQESTAELEATVKAFAAEDSGEDVTPNKFTGTSRTVGVGSQILADLGIKQMRLMSRPKKYHALSGFHLEVVDYIEPQ from the coding sequence ATGAACTTACACAGCGCAGAAGAAATTATCGCAGACATTAAAGCCGGTAAAATGGTTATTTTAATGGACGATGAAGACAGGGAAAATGAAGGCGATTTAATTATTGCCGCCGAGCATATTAGTGCAGAAGCTATTAACTTTATGGCCACGCATGGCCGTGGTTTAATTTGTTTAACTATGACGCAACAGCGATGCGAGCAACTTGATTTACCGCTTATGGTAAAAAATAACGGTGCTGCGTTTTCAACTAATTTTACAATGTCGATAGAAGCTTCAAAAGGCGTTACTACAGGTATTTCGGCAGCAGATAGAGCACGTACAGTACAGGCTGCTATAGCTAAAGGCGCAGTGCCTAGCGATATAGTACAGCCTGGGCATATTTTTCCTATAATGGCACAACCTGGCGGTGTTTTAACACGTGCTGGGCACACTGAAGCAGGCTGCGACTTAGCCCGTTTAGCAGGGCTTGAGCCTTCATCGGTTATTGTTGAAATACTCAATGCAGATGGCACTATGGCGCGCCGTCCTGACTTAGAAGTGTTTTCTAAACAGCACGATATTAAAATTGGCACCATAGCTGATTTAATTGAATACCGTAACTTAAACGAAACCACGATAGAGCAAGTGGCAAAGTGTAAGTTACCTACCGAGCACGGTGAGTTTGATTTAGTAACCTACAAAGACACCATTGACGGACAGCTACATTACGCATTAGTAAAAGGCGAAATAAAACAACAAGCGCCAACCGTAGTGCGAGTGCATTTACAAAGCACCTTTAACGATATTTTACTCTCAGATAGAAACTCTGAGCGTAGCTGGGGCGTGTCTGACGCAATGGCTTATATAGCTAAGCACAATGGTGTATTAGTTATTTTAGGCAAACAAGAAAGTACCGCAGAGCTTGAGGCAACCGTAAAGGCGTTTGCAGCCGAAGATTCGGGTGAAGATGTAACACCGAATAAATTTACAGGTACGTCTCGTACTGTAGGCGTGGGTTCACAAATTTTAGCCGATTTAGGCATTAAACAAATGCGCTTAATGAGTCGCCCTAAAAAGTATCATGCACTTTCAGGGTTTCATTTAGAAGTTGTTGACTACATAGAGCCGCAGTAA